A genomic segment from Luteolibacter ambystomatis encodes:
- a CDS encoding DUF1800 family protein has protein sequence MPLLFHSLRALPFLVTTLPLLALDLDGNGLDDVWEARYAASGLDPAADADGDGQSNLAECLAGTDPLDSASRFNAGVQPLSGQVKVTVPAQPGKQYQLTTSSTLTGAWTPVGSPILATTASVEFTVSASAGRGFFRAIATDVDSDGDGLNDWSEMQLAGFDRLSDHSFGAGVTDGDLAVATEMIQMLRNGDVSLTTTTSAAYEKENTPAVLTFARSVAKNYPFTLFLKTSGATDPTKSSASPTDYTLADGGGAAVVKRLVIPAAQTTATLNIKPIADTKAEVPERLHIVLGGSSRSSDVTVCDAANTTANQKLLLAYLRAVPGVSSLGTGLATVRLQGDNDAAIVTVSFSNLNSPVNSTQVLNSANSILQSVPPANYGGQAWSIRASQNFLSDQAVLDALLAGGVKLGVYTQANVTGEIEGQFQPANGSSEFQAPPAPDPIATLSGSALDQDISRFLLQATFGPTPASIADMQARVAAKNGDRIAAFSDWIDEQLRLPPVAPATTPAGTPSPSLELYTISANKQDILVRSSLPTSDPNYNAAYDPNNNNRRRGWWLFALSGQDQLRQRMGFALSEIFVISDTDSLVADRSYGSANYYDMLCSRGTGTYRNLLEGVATHPMMGWYLSHLRNQKTVVTNGVVVVSPDENFAREIMQLFSIGLVKLHPDGSLKLGSDGLPIPTYGQADITEMARVFTGWSFSRYNNPSTSDTVVTNTTFNRGNGNERYESQWTAPMAMFAAYHDVGAKSMIGLSLPANQTGEKDLADVLDYLSANTNTPPFICRRLIQRFTAANPSSGYLYRVSEKFRTTNGDLKETLKAILLDPEARSTDLPIASEGKVREPLLRATSFLRAFGGKSAVPIADLINYDYPQTELDKFPAGSMQARLNSTTSALLQNPMSAPTVFNFFLPDYTPAGTLAANGLVSPEMQIANENTVIQAHNYIYSPIYGSLSASNLPNQTTANLNIDVTPLNALYMAVVDKNGDGQFTNLDTGAFNNAATIKQACAAVLDRVDFLLCAGSLKVRYGDTPGQTRAIILDGAASIQSQNNNSNNATNQATYMRDRIRAILWLVSTSPECVTLK, from the coding sequence ATGCCCCTGCTGTTCCATTCCTTGCGCGCGCTGCCGTTTCTCGTGACCACCCTGCCCTTGCTGGCTCTGGATCTCGATGGGAACGGGTTGGATGATGTCTGGGAGGCCCGGTATGCCGCCAGCGGCCTCGACCCCGCCGCCGATGCGGACGGCGACGGCCAGAGCAATCTCGCGGAGTGCCTGGCGGGCACCGACCCTCTTGATTCCGCTTCACGGTTCAATGCCGGTGTCCAACCATTGTCCGGCCAGGTGAAGGTGACCGTGCCCGCCCAGCCGGGGAAGCAATACCAGCTCACCACTTCATCGACATTGACCGGGGCGTGGACGCCGGTCGGCAGCCCTATTCTGGCGACGACTGCCAGTGTCGAGTTCACGGTTTCCGCGTCCGCGGGTCGCGGATTCTTCCGCGCCATCGCCACCGATGTGGATAGCGATGGGGATGGGTTGAACGACTGGTCGGAAATGCAGCTCGCGGGATTCGACCGCTTGAGCGACCACAGCTTCGGCGCGGGCGTGACGGATGGCGATCTCGCGGTGGCAACGGAGATGATCCAGATGCTCCGGAATGGCGATGTTTCTCTCACGACGACCACCAGTGCGGCGTACGAAAAGGAGAATACGCCCGCGGTGCTCACCTTCGCCCGTTCCGTCGCGAAGAACTATCCCTTCACGCTGTTTCTGAAAACCAGCGGCGCGACCGATCCCACCAAGTCCAGCGCTTCGCCCACGGACTACACCCTCGCGGATGGTGGAGGTGCGGCTGTGGTGAAGCGTCTGGTGATTCCCGCGGCGCAGACCACCGCAACGCTGAACATCAAGCCCATCGCCGACACCAAAGCCGAAGTGCCGGAGCGTCTGCACATTGTCTTGGGTGGCTCGAGCCGCAGCAGCGATGTCACCGTCTGCGATGCCGCGAACACCACGGCGAACCAGAAGCTGCTTCTTGCTTACCTGCGCGCCGTGCCGGGAGTTTCATCCCTCGGTACCGGCCTCGCGACCGTCCGCCTGCAGGGGGACAACGATGCCGCCATCGTCACGGTGTCGTTTTCCAATCTGAACTCACCGGTCAACTCGACCCAGGTGCTCAACAGCGCGAACTCGATCCTGCAATCGGTGCCGCCCGCGAACTACGGGGGGCAGGCATGGTCGATCCGCGCGAGCCAGAACTTCCTCAGCGACCAGGCCGTGCTCGATGCCTTGCTCGCCGGTGGCGTCAAGCTCGGCGTCTATACGCAGGCGAATGTCACCGGGGAGATCGAAGGCCAGTTCCAGCCCGCCAACGGCTCCAGCGAGTTCCAGGCTCCGCCCGCCCCGGATCCCATCGCCACATTGTCCGGCTCCGCGCTGGATCAGGACATCAGCCGCTTTTTGCTCCAGGCCACCTTCGGTCCCACGCCCGCTTCCATCGCGGACATGCAGGCGCGGGTGGCGGCGAAGAACGGCGACCGCATCGCCGCCTTCAGCGATTGGATTGACGAACAACTCCGCCTGCCTCCGGTGGCACCCGCGACGACTCCGGCGGGAACGCCCTCACCCTCGCTGGAGCTCTACACCATCTCCGCGAACAAGCAGGACATCCTGGTCCGCTCCTCGCTGCCGACCAGCGATCCCAACTACAACGCCGCCTACGATCCGAACAACAACAACCGCCGCCGCGGCTGGTGGCTGTTCGCGCTCAGCGGCCAGGATCAGCTCCGCCAGCGCATGGGCTTCGCGTTGAGCGAGATCTTCGTCATCTCGGATACGGACAGCCTGGTGGCGGACCGTAGTTACGGCTCCGCGAACTACTATGACATGCTGTGCTCACGTGGCACCGGCACGTATCGCAACCTGCTGGAGGGCGTCGCCACCCATCCGATGATGGGCTGGTATCTTTCGCACCTGCGGAACCAGAAGACCGTCGTCACGAATGGCGTGGTGGTCGTGTCTCCGGACGAGAACTTCGCCCGTGAGATCATGCAGCTCTTCTCGATCGGGCTGGTGAAACTGCATCCGGATGGCTCGTTGAAGCTCGGCTCCGATGGCCTGCCGATCCCCACCTACGGTCAGGCGGATATCACCGAGATGGCGCGCGTGTTCACCGGCTGGTCGTTCAGCCGCTACAACAATCCCTCGACTTCGGACACGGTGGTCACCAACACCACATTCAACCGCGGCAATGGCAATGAACGCTATGAGTCGCAATGGACCGCGCCGATGGCGATGTTCGCCGCGTATCACGACGTTGGCGCGAAGTCGATGATCGGGCTCTCGCTTCCCGCGAACCAGACCGGCGAGAAGGATCTCGCGGATGTGCTCGACTATCTGTCCGCGAATACCAACACACCGCCGTTCATCTGCCGCCGTCTGATCCAGCGCTTCACCGCGGCGAATCCATCGTCCGGTTATCTCTACCGTGTCTCGGAAAAATTCCGCACGACCAACGGCGATCTGAAGGAGACGCTGAAGGCGATCCTGCTGGATCCGGAGGCACGGTCCACCGATCTGCCCATCGCCAGCGAGGGCAAGGTCCGCGAGCCGCTGCTGCGCGCGACTTCATTCCTGCGCGCGTTCGGCGGCAAGTCCGCGGTGCCCATCGCCGATCTGATCAACTACGACTATCCGCAGACGGAGCTGGACAAGTTTCCGGCAGGCTCCATGCAGGCGCGCCTCAACTCGACTACCAGCGCGCTGCTGCAGAATCCGATGTCCGCGCCGACCGTGTTCAATTTCTTCCTGCCCGACTACACTCCGGCGGGAACGCTGGCGGCGAACGGGTTGGTTTCGCCTGAGATGCAGATCGCGAACGAAAACACGGTGATCCAGGCCCACAACTACATCTATAGTCCCATCTACGGTTCGTTGAGCGCTTCCAACCTTCCGAACCAGACCACCGCGAATCTCAACATCGATGTCACCCCGCTCAACGCGCTCTACATGGCGGTGGTGGACAAGAACGGCGACGGGCAGTTCACCAATCTGGACACCGGGGCCTTCAATAATGCCGCCACGATCAAGCAGGCCTGCGCGGCCGTGCTGGATCGTGTGGACTTCCTGTTGTGCGCCGGTTCCTTGAAAGTCCGCTATGGGGATACGCCGGGTCAGACCCGTGCGATCATTCTGGATGGCGCGGCTTCGATCCAATCGCAGAACAACAATTCGAACAACGCCACCAACCAGGCCACCTACATGCGCGACCGCATCCGAGCGATCCTGTGGCTGGTGTCCACCTCGCCGGAATGCGTGACCCTCAAATGA
- a CDS encoding winged helix DNA-binding domain-containing protein, with protein MKAVELRRLRLVAQGIGLPEENAGAVVRKLGAMQAQDYLASLWAVGLRVKGATEADIEQAVRDREIVRTWPMRGTLHFVAPEDVRWMLALLSPRIVASAATRHRQLGLDEAVFSRSRKLLEKTLRSGRLLTRDAAYELLERAGISCTGQRGYHILWKLAQDAVLCCGPREGKQPTFTLLDEWVPESRSLGGDEALAEIARRYFTSHGPATLADFVWWTGLKITDAKKALELVAGDLEKVESEGDNYWMSRSLSRVKPSKQGIHLLPGFDEFLLGYKDRSAVLDPEHAGRIVPGNNGMFMPMLVIDGKVAGTWKRTLGRKSVTVAFEPFSSLTAGESKTAARNAAAYAEFLGLELTMS; from the coding sequence ATGAAGGCGGTGGAACTTCGCAGGTTGCGGTTGGTCGCCCAGGGGATTGGTCTTCCTGAAGAGAACGCCGGTGCCGTGGTGAGGAAGCTCGGCGCGATGCAGGCGCAGGACTACCTTGCATCGCTATGGGCGGTCGGCCTGCGGGTGAAAGGCGCGACGGAAGCGGACATCGAGCAGGCGGTCCGCGACCGGGAAATCGTCCGCACCTGGCCGATGCGTGGCACGCTTCACTTCGTGGCTCCGGAGGATGTGCGCTGGATGCTGGCGCTTTTGTCTCCGCGGATCGTTGCGAGCGCCGCCACCCGCCACCGGCAGCTTGGGTTGGACGAAGCGGTCTTCAGCCGCAGCCGCAAACTGCTCGAAAAGACCCTCCGGAGTGGAAGGCTTCTCACCCGCGATGCGGCCTATGAGCTGCTGGAGCGCGCGGGTATCTCCTGCACCGGCCAGCGCGGCTATCACATCCTGTGGAAGCTCGCCCAGGATGCTGTGCTGTGCTGTGGACCCCGTGAAGGAAAGCAGCCGACCTTCACCTTGCTCGATGAATGGGTGCCGGAATCGCGCTCCCTGGGTGGCGATGAAGCGCTGGCGGAAATCGCCCGCCGCTATTTCACCAGCCATGGCCCGGCCACCCTCGCGGATTTCGTCTGGTGGACCGGGTTGAAGATCACGGACGCGAAGAAGGCGTTGGAACTCGTGGCAGGCGACTTGGAAAAGGTTGAGTCGGAAGGGGATAATTACTGGATGTCCCGTAGTTTATCCAGAGTAAAGCCGTCCAAACAAGGCATCCACCTGCTTCCGGGCTTCGATGAATTTCTTCTCGGCTACAAGGACCGCTCCGCGGTGCTCGACCCGGAGCACGCGGGCCGCATCGTCCCCGGCAACAACGGCATGTTCATGCCGATGCTGGTGATCGATGGCAAGGTGGCCGGGACGTGGAAGAGGACGCTTGGCCGGAAATCGGTCACGGTGGCCTTCGAGCCGTTCTCATCCCTCACTGCGGGAGAAAGCAAGACCGCAGCAAGGAACGCCGCGGCCTATGCTGAGTTTTTGGGATTGGAGCTCACGATGTCCTGA
- a CDS encoding GNAT family N-acetyltransferase, with product MNSVLETERTFLRPFQASDATASFAWFSDPEVMRFIPNGRDETLEQTSARVARYMAHQEAHGFSKWIVIDRASGRPVGDAGFVMLPDGRRPELGYRFARPWWGRGLATEVSRRWIEVASPWFGFTRIHAFALPENQASRHVMEKVGFTFAAEEALYGVKVPLYSLDLA from the coding sequence ATGAACTCCGTATTGGAAACCGAGCGCACGTTCCTCAGGCCGTTCCAGGCCTCGGATGCCACGGCTTCGTTCGCTTGGTTCAGTGATCCGGAGGTCATGCGCTTCATCCCGAACGGCCGGGATGAAACCTTGGAGCAGACCTCCGCGCGGGTCGCCCGCTACATGGCGCATCAGGAGGCCCATGGATTCAGCAAGTGGATCGTGATTGATCGCGCGAGTGGCAGGCCGGTCGGGGATGCGGGATTCGTGATGCTTCCGGATGGGCGGCGGCCGGAGCTCGGCTACCGTTTCGCCCGTCCGTGGTGGGGCCGCGGCCTTGCCACGGAAGTGAGCCGCCGCTGGATCGAAGTGGCCTCACCGTGGTTTGGCTTCACACGCATTCATGCCTTCGCGTTGCCGGAGAACCAGGCGTCCCGCCATGTCATGGAAAAGGTCGGTTTCACGTTCGCGGCGGAGGAAGCGCTGTATGGCGTGAAGGTGCCACTCTATTCGCTCGATCTGGCATGA
- a CDS encoding carboxy terminal-processing peptidase encodes MSLPRFRRAVIAATACVVASSAHAAQADFNEVGRQVAIMLQNSHFARLPFNAETSQRFLEDYLKQLDPAKVYFTQADVDRFKGTYGGELFKLLVQSKGLDAANDVYGTYRKRVEARGEMAKKFLKEDALDFSGHETVTANRKDSPWPKDDAEADALLRAQLKEAVLTETVVRELQSKMAKDQGKPDPTLAEAPPREKIALRYERFLHAVKDAATDDIADGLLGAVARSYDPHTDYMIDREANRFNDAMRNELVGIGAELKPEDDGTTRIMGIMINGPADREGTIQLRDRVLGVDTDNSGTMTDIKFMEQYKVVDLIRGKAGSTVRLLVQPAAAAPGETKIVSVVRGKVEIKAAQASAGIIDTKSPEGTPRRLGWITLPSFYADFSSAARVRCSADVEQFLQRLTAEKIDGLIFDLRNNGGGSLEEVRRMTGFFTGSGPVVQEKNTLGQVKVSDTDNRKPIYDGPMVVLINKASASASEILAGALQDYNRAVIVGDSSTFGKGTVQEPLDVAKMLPFFANRDGAGMLKLTIRKFYRPSGSSTQLDGVASDVVLPGPADSMEIGEKFLDHAFPHDRINPAPGLTPLNKDGLFLARLKEASATRLKTDRDFAYYGEDATRSEEKREKNTVSLNLEERRKELFDLDARLDQRNAERRERFKTLKTEDDKTLKLTKLTLDDLAKGADFHPYDPSKENEEYIRRAKDPIAELNDAPEWPNGLDPIKREGIKVLSDLVDATEKARIAGVNPLKEAAAEIR; translated from the coding sequence ATGAGCCTTCCCCGCTTCCGCCGCGCGGTCATTGCCGCCACGGCTTGTGTTGTAGCCAGCAGCGCCCATGCGGCGCAGGCGGATTTCAACGAGGTTGGCCGCCAGGTCGCCATCATGCTGCAGAACTCCCACTTCGCGCGGCTCCCGTTCAATGCGGAGACCAGCCAGCGGTTCCTGGAGGACTACCTGAAGCAGCTCGATCCGGCGAAGGTCTACTTCACCCAGGCGGACGTGGACCGTTTCAAGGGCACCTACGGCGGCGAGTTGTTCAAGCTGCTCGTCCAGAGCAAGGGCCTTGATGCGGCCAACGACGTCTACGGCACCTATCGAAAGCGTGTGGAGGCCCGCGGCGAGATGGCCAAGAAGTTCCTCAAGGAGGACGCCCTCGATTTCTCCGGCCATGAAACCGTGACGGCCAACCGCAAGGACTCGCCGTGGCCGAAGGATGACGCCGAGGCGGACGCGCTGCTGCGTGCCCAGCTCAAGGAAGCCGTGCTTACCGAAACCGTCGTGCGCGAGCTCCAGTCGAAGATGGCGAAGGACCAGGGCAAGCCGGACCCCACTCTGGCCGAAGCTCCCCCGCGCGAGAAGATCGCGCTGCGCTACGAACGCTTCCTCCACGCCGTCAAGGATGCCGCCACCGATGACATCGCGGACGGCCTCCTCGGTGCCGTGGCCCGGTCCTATGACCCGCACACCGACTACATGATCGACCGCGAGGCGAACCGCTTCAACGACGCCATGCGCAACGAGCTCGTCGGCATCGGCGCGGAGCTCAAGCCCGAGGATGACGGCACCACCCGCATCATGGGCATCATGATCAACGGCCCCGCCGACCGCGAGGGCACGATCCAGCTCCGCGACCGCGTGCTCGGCGTGGACACGGACAATTCCGGCACCATGACCGACATCAAGTTCATGGAGCAGTACAAGGTGGTGGACCTGATCCGCGGCAAGGCGGGCAGCACCGTGCGCCTTCTGGTCCAGCCGGCCGCCGCCGCTCCGGGCGAAACCAAGATCGTCTCCGTGGTCCGTGGCAAGGTGGAGATCAAGGCGGCACAGGCCAGCGCCGGGATCATTGATACCAAATCCCCGGAAGGCACCCCGCGCCGCCTTGGCTGGATCACGCTGCCGTCCTTCTACGCGGATTTCTCCAGCGCCGCCCGCGTCCGCTGCTCGGCGGATGTGGAGCAGTTCCTCCAGCGCCTCACGGCGGAAAAGATCGACGGACTCATCTTCGACCTCCGCAACAACGGCGGGGGCTCGCTCGAGGAAGTCCGCCGCATGACCGGCTTCTTCACCGGCAGCGGCCCGGTCGTGCAGGAAAAGAACACGCTCGGACAGGTGAAGGTTTCCGATACCGACAACCGCAAGCCGATCTACGACGGCCCGATGGTGGTGCTCATCAACAAGGCCAGCGCGTCCGCCAGCGAGATTCTCGCGGGCGCCCTCCAGGACTACAACCGCGCCGTCATCGTCGGAGACTCCTCCACCTTCGGCAAGGGCACCGTCCAGGAGCCGTTGGATGTGGCGAAGATGCTGCCCTTCTTTGCGAACCGCGATGGTGCCGGCATGCTGAAGCTGACGATCCGCAAGTTCTACCGCCCGTCCGGCTCATCCACCCAGCTCGATGGCGTTGCCTCCGATGTGGTGTTGCCCGGCCCCGCCGACTCCATGGAGATCGGCGAGAAGTTCCTCGACCACGCGTTCCCGCATGACCGCATCAACCCCGCTCCCGGGCTCACACCGCTGAACAAGGACGGCCTCTTCCTGGCCCGCTTGAAGGAAGCAAGCGCCACCCGCCTCAAGACGGACAGGGACTTCGCCTACTATGGCGAGGACGCGACCCGCAGCGAGGAGAAGCGTGAGAAGAACACCGTCTCCCTCAATCTTGAGGAACGCCGCAAGGAACTCTTCGATCTCGACGCGCGTCTCGACCAACGCAATGCCGAACGCCGCGAGCGCTTCAAGACTCTCAAGACCGAGGACGACAAGACCCTGAAGCTCACCAAGCTCACGCTCGATGATCTCGCCAAGGGCGCGGATTTCCATCCCTACGATCCTTCCAAGGAGAACGAGGAATACATCCGCCGCGCCAAGGATCCGATCGCCGAATTGAACGATGCTCCGGAGTGGCCGAACGGTCTTGATCCGATCAAGCGCGAGGGGATCAAGGTGCTTTCGGATCTCGTCGATGCGACCGAGAAGGCACGCATCGCCGGAGTGAACCCCCTCAAGGAAGCGGCGGCGGAGATCCGTTGA